In the Rhinoderma darwinii isolate aRhiDar2 chromosome 13, aRhiDar2.hap1, whole genome shotgun sequence genome, one interval contains:
- the PXMP4 gene encoding peroxisomal membrane protein 4: MAGAVLPRSLLRALNELLKKKRYRAALAVLKGFRNGAVYGAKIRAPHALVMTFLFKSGSLKEKLSAIFQATFTHSRNLAYFVFTYKSLLAAQEKIHGSKWQFHSFLAACVGGWLVFGENNHINSQINMYLLSRVLFGLSRLAVEKGYIPEPKCDVFPLFGALVWGFVLWLFEYQRHTLQPSLQSSMTYLYDDSNIWHDISDFLIYNKSKPAK; the protein is encoded by the exons ATGGCAGGGGCCGTGTTACCGAGGTCTCTGCTCCGTGCTCTGAATGAGCTGCTCAAGAAGAAGAGATATCGTGCTGCTCTGGCCGTACTCAAAGGTTTCCGCAATGGAGCAGT ATATGGAGCTAAAATCCGGGCCCCGCACGCACTGGTGATGACATTCCTGTTTAAAAGTGGAAG TTTAAAAGAGAAGTTGAGCGCGATCTTCCAAGCAACATTCACCCATTCCCGGAATCTGGCTTATTTCGTCTTCACATATAAGAGTCTTTTAGCTGCTCAAGAGAAAATCCATGGAAGCAAATGGCAATTCCACTCCTTCCTGGCGGCTTGTGTAGGGGGGTGGCTGGTGTTCGGAGAGAATAATCACATCAATAGCCAG ATAAATATGTACTTGTTATCTCGCGTCCTCTTCGGTCTGTCCAGACTGGCAGTTGAGAAAGGTTATATCCCCGAGCCCAAGTGTGACGTATTCCCCTTATTTGGAGCCTTAGTGTGGGGTTTTGTGCTGTGGCTCTTTGAATACCAAAGACACACTCTCCAGCCATCTCTGCAGTCCTCCATGACTTATCTGTATGACGACAGCAACATCTGGCATGATATCTCCGACTTCTTGATATACAACAAATCCAAGCCTGCCAAATAG